The following are from one region of the Phaenicophaeus curvirostris isolate KB17595 chromosome 36, BPBGC_Pcur_1.0, whole genome shotgun sequence genome:
- the LOC138732682 gene encoding acrosin-like isoform X2, producing MTEEKYKHSTTRTCGHRPMDYDAGTSRVVGGRDAQPGAWPWIVSIQSPWQAGTGHVCGGSLIGTQWVLTAAHCFTGTTSTEMWRVVAGATDLTQLGPEAQVRSIKRLVVHEQYNDTSQRNDIALLELDQPVRCSSHVQLACLPDASIRVSQLAPCYVSGWGATDEESGTSHVLQEAQVPLIDTRVCNSSGWYRGAIHPHNLCAGYPQGGIDTCQGDSGGPLMCTKRRSDRFWLVGLTSWGTGCARVRRPGIYTSTQHFRDWILVKMGMNPAGAAAPTSQPTHAGKTPCPVPRRKIKKLVNLLQAILKSIKEIYA from the exons GGACACCGGCCCATGGATTACGATGCTGGCACGTCGCGTGTCGTCGGGGGCAGAGATGCCCAGCCGGGCGCCTGGCCCTGGATCGTCAGCATCCAGAGCCCCTGGCAAGCCGGCACGGGGCACGTCTGCGGAGGGAGCCTCATCGGCACACAGTGGGTCCTCACGGCCGCCCACTGCTTCACCGGGACCAC GAGCACCGAGATGTGGCGTGTGGTGGCCGGTGCCACCGATCTGACCCAACTGGGCCCCGAGGCTCAAGTACGGAGCATAAAGCGGCTCGTTGTTCATGAACAATACAACGACACCTCGCAGAGGAACGACATTGCCCTGCTGGAGCTGGACCAGCCCGTCCGGTGCAGCTCCCACGTGCAGCTCGCCTGCCTGCCTGACGCCTCGATCCGAGTGTCGCAGCTCGCGCCCTGCTACGTCAGCGGCTGGGGCGCCACCGACGAGGAAT CCGGAACCTCCCACGTGCTGCAGGAGGCCCAGGTGCCCCTCATCGACACCCGCGTTTGCAACAGCAGCGGGTGGTACCGCGGGGCCATCCACCCCCACAACCTGTGTGCGGGATACCCGCAGGGCGGCATCGACACCTGTCAG ggggacagcgggggtcCTCTCATGTGCACAAAGCGCCGTTCGGACCGCTTCTGGCTGGTGGGACTGACCAGCTGGGGAACAGGCTGTGCCAGGGTCCGTCGGCCGGGGATCTACACCTCCACGCAGCACTTCCGAGACTGGATCCTGGTGAAGATGGGGATGAACCCAGCAGGGGCGGCTGCACCGACCTCACAGCCAACACACGCGGGCAAGACACCCTGTCCAGTTCCACGACGGAAGATAAAAAAGTTGGTTAATCTGCTGCAGGCTATCCTGAAGTCCATAAAGGAAATATACGCTTGA
- the LOC138732682 gene encoding acrosin-like isoform X1, with amino-acid sequence MSVLLVLVLLALCRPVQGTGDTCETCGHRPMDYDAGTSRVVGGRDAQPGAWPWIVSIQSPWQAGTGHVCGGSLIGTQWVLTAAHCFTGTTSTEMWRVVAGATDLTQLGPEAQVRSIKRLVVHEQYNDTSQRNDIALLELDQPVRCSSHVQLACLPDASIRVSQLAPCYVSGWGATDEESGTSHVLQEAQVPLIDTRVCNSSGWYRGAIHPHNLCAGYPQGGIDTCQGDSGGPLMCTKRRSDRFWLVGLTSWGTGCARVRRPGIYTSTQHFRDWILVKMGMNPAGAAAPTSQPTHAGKTPCPVPRRKIKKLVNLLQAILKSIKEIYA; translated from the exons GGACACCGGCCCATGGATTACGATGCTGGCACGTCGCGTGTCGTCGGGGGCAGAGATGCCCAGCCGGGCGCCTGGCCCTGGATCGTCAGCATCCAGAGCCCCTGGCAAGCCGGCACGGGGCACGTCTGCGGAGGGAGCCTCATCGGCACACAGTGGGTCCTCACGGCCGCCCACTGCTTCACCGGGACCAC GAGCACCGAGATGTGGCGTGTGGTGGCCGGTGCCACCGATCTGACCCAACTGGGCCCCGAGGCTCAAGTACGGAGCATAAAGCGGCTCGTTGTTCATGAACAATACAACGACACCTCGCAGAGGAACGACATTGCCCTGCTGGAGCTGGACCAGCCCGTCCGGTGCAGCTCCCACGTGCAGCTCGCCTGCCTGCCTGACGCCTCGATCCGAGTGTCGCAGCTCGCGCCCTGCTACGTCAGCGGCTGGGGCGCCACCGACGAGGAAT CCGGAACCTCCCACGTGCTGCAGGAGGCCCAGGTGCCCCTCATCGACACCCGCGTTTGCAACAGCAGCGGGTGGTACCGCGGGGCCATCCACCCCCACAACCTGTGTGCGGGATACCCGCAGGGCGGCATCGACACCTGTCAG ggggacagcgggggtcCTCTCATGTGCACAAAGCGCCGTTCGGACCGCTTCTGGCTGGTGGGACTGACCAGCTGGGGAACAGGCTGTGCCAGGGTCCGTCGGCCGGGGATCTACACCTCCACGCAGCACTTCCGAGACTGGATCCTGGTGAAGATGGGGATGAACCCAGCAGGGGCGGCTGCACCGACCTCACAGCCAACACACGCGGGCAAGACACCCTGTCCAGTTCCACGACGGAAGATAAAAAAGTTGGTTAATCTGCTGCAGGCTATCCTGAAGTCCATAAAGGAAATATACGCTTGA